The genomic region ATTCGATCATCAAATTATTTACATCAAGATTAgctattttatcaaatttaataaaattatcaatccaataatatatatgttacaAATTAGAAATGAGTCGGATGGTTcaagtttatatgtttttatcaacaattgaattaattttaataatgtacgagaattaaattttaacaaattaaagtacaaaattagtttctcaattcttttataaagtaaaagataaaaattcataattagacaTTTAAAACAACTTAACAATACTTGACGTTGTATGATTATATGAAACATATATGAtacaaaaaagtaattaaaacttgagaaaacataaaacattaacttatcaaaattttctaaatgcCACATATAAATTGTGGAAtcgataattttattaattctttgAGTATGAATTGCAATTGATTTTGAGGTAAATAATTTGATGATCaaatttaatagtattaaaattttgactaacatttaaatttgaaaacatataaagatcaaattatgataaattaaaataaatggacTAACTTTTAATTTCCATAAAATGCATgggcttaattactttttttgaaaaagtttaagggtatttttatgcattttaaaagtttaagtacccAAATGAATGTAAAAAGTAAGGGCTTAATtacctttcttttaatttgaggGCTTTTGCAATATTaagtcaaaaattaaaatatataaaataaaataagtaaaagtcGATGAAAATGGATgcctctttaaaaaaatattattaatttatttaattttattaaaatattaatttagttgtttttccgtattattaaagtaaaaaatctGAAATAACCAAATTTTAGGAATATgccattttaaaaaaaggtttttaaatGGGTTTCTACGTATTTAAAGAAATAGATCGATTTTAGaaagagaaatagaaaatacgtactattttcttaaatatcGCAAAATTCAAGCCAAAACTCTAATTGTTTATAACCGGCATATATCTAAGATTTAGTCCTAATGGAATACATAACCAAAAGagcttattttttttaaactaattcaaattttttgattaattacaaaaatgattCAACTTAAAATTCATATACGTAAATGTCCTGATTTCTACTGTACTTGTCAGTGCCATAGACACACCAACTGCATCGGCGCCCCATCATCGGCCAATGATTGCCCtgttctttaaaaaaaaattagtcgTGCCGTCCGATAAATTAACGGCACCatattgaaatgtgattatatAATATACTCGAGGACCTGAAAAAACAATTACTCTTTTTAAATAGGTTGAAAAAATGTGCCACCTGTCAACATCATGAGACcaaattaaatgtttttcaaCTTTTGATCTATTTTCATGTTAGATTCGTcctctttaaaattaaatttaaatagctctaaagtttaaaaattaacgttaaaaattatataaattttttatttaaattacctGAAATATCCTTAACAAATTTCAAGcttatctaaatttaaatatgttaagaaatgaattaaaatgttcAATTTAGATAAACTTAAAGAAATTCTTTGAAAGATATATTTgagtgatttaaataaaatttttataatttttaaagtttattgttttaaaaataaaaatagagaatatTTTGTTATTCTCATATATTTTAAGAgttatttaaacttaattttaaaagagataAACCTAATAAACAAATAGACCAAAAGTTAAAAACAATCTAAAAAAACAACTGCTTTATCGAGTccctaaatattttatataatcatatttcaatCCGATATCGTCAATTTGTTCAATGATactactaaaaatatatattttagaaaatgcAATCATTAGCCAATAATGAGAGTAGATGCCGCCGATGCGCTAAACAACACTAATAGACGCTATAAAAATCGATCCATTTAAACAGATAACTTCTAAATTGAgttattttcgtaattaatcaaaatatttaaattactattataaaataCCTAACAAGAATATCCATTGTCATATCATTGCAGTCAATGTCAATATCATTGGGCCAACGCCCACGCAAGTAGATTTCGGTATGGggattcctttttttttgtttttgataaaataaagaaattcaaCAATATAAGGATCAATTTGCAATTTTGGGGCTCCACTCAAATTCTGCCACAGGAAAAGATCAAATTATTCAATATGTATATTGTTcatcaaagcttattcaactTGGTTCTCCTATATTTCGTTCATCAACAATCTTAAACCATATAAAACTTGTTTGCTCTTGTTCCCTTActgaaaatcttgatttttctGATTCTGTTGCAGCGAAAATCCAATTTTGCCAGCTTAAAATGCTCAATGATGAAATGAAGCTGCTCTGTGTGACAAATAATTGACACCCTTTATATATTCAACTTTCAAGCAAGTTCTCCCTCTTCCAATCCGGTCATTGTGTCATACAATGGCTTGTTTAATGTCTCTGGTAAGTAAGATGCAAGCATTCCTCCAATCAATCCACATACCCCAAACACCAGAAATGGAAAACCACCACCCAAAATCACCACAAATGGTGCCAATATAGCTCCCATTTGGGCTGCTTGAGTTGCACATCCAAGTGCTGCATTTCTCACCACTGTAGGGAAGAGCTCTGCTGTGTAGATAAACAACAAATTGTAAGTCCCAGCCATGCCGAATATCCCCAGAAGCCCACAACACATTCTTATTACTTTGGATATTCCTACATTGCCCGTAAGGCTCCCCATGAAGCAGAAGATTGCACTAAACCATTGTGTCCCAATTGCCAATGGCTTCCTTCCAAATTTGTCCAACAGAACTGCTGTTATGGTGAATGCTGGCATTTCAGCTACCGCGTTAAGTAGGACAGTGAGGTAAAGGTTTGTCTCGAGGTTGACGACATTTAAGCTAAGACCATAGTACACGACGGAGCAGGTGAAGTTGATTCCCACTGCTAGGAATAGTCGAATTCGAGTGATTGGTGATCGGATTACATCTACAATGGAACCACTGATTGCTTCTTTTTCAACTGTTGCTGCTTTCCAAATTTGATTACCATTTGAAGCATCATTAGCTTCATCATCCAGTGCAAGGCTGACCCCATCAGGAAGGTGATGTCCGTTGGCATTAGCTATGGTGCGCATTATTTTCATGGCTTCGTTCATTTTCCCACGAACAAGATACCAACGTGGGGATTCAGAGATGAAAGGGACCACCAGGACAAGGAAAAGGATAGAGGGGATAGACGAGGCAACATACAGCGCACGCCATGAAGGAAAAATGTACGCTATGCCCGAGAGCAATGCGATTCCAGTCGAAAAGAAATAGAACGTCGACATTCCAGCAACACCACGTTTCGTTGGACCAACAGGTTCAGTGGCCAGGACGAAGGAACAGAGGCCGACACCTCCGGTGCTGAATCCCGTTACGAAGCGGAGTAGGAGATAGGTAGAGTAGTCAGGGGCTAATGATGTAAGGCAACCAAATATGGCATTTAAGATGCAGACCGCGGTTAAGGAACCTTTCCTTCCCAGTTTTGAATCTGATAAATGACCAAAAACCCCTGCACCTGAAAATGTGTGTCCAAAACATTGAATTTCAGTCATGAATTTAATAAACCAGAAGTTCTACAACAGAGAGTTCTCCAGCATTTCAGTGTGTCAGTAATGAGttattatttagaattattacTATTACGGTGAAGTCGGCGGTGTCCATGGCGCAATAATTATGACTTTAACATTCTAGTTCCGTAAGGGAAGCTGTCTTAAATACATAAAGGTTGATATAGGGACGCCACCTCTCACATGACATGATGAGACAAGTTGAAGAAAGTAGAACACGCCATCGATGTAATGGAGTATGAACGATGTATTCAATACCCAAAGTGATCGACATAAAGAACATGATTTTCATGTTCCGGCACTGTACCTTCCAAATCATGAActgttttcttttcctctctctcccttgaaaattttcatcaaataatcaaaataccaaaagggATTTAGATGATTTAACATTTAGAAGAGAAGtgaataacaaattcaaaaagGAACAAAATCATTTGGGTTTCAACATGAGGGTAAGCGacaatgaaaagaagaaaaaaggtcTACTTAATGGTAGTATATTGCATATTGCCAAAAAGCATCCAGTGTTTCTCTCGAGGACAAGGCTTCATAACACTATTCTTAGTACGTTAAGAGACGTGGTAGATTTCTCACCCTCTTCACAGGTTAAGAAGATtgcaattattattttctttcactttATATTTTCCAGATATTGTATCTGGGGAATAATTGTTCCAGGACCACCATGACTAATAGTTGAGAATTCAACATTTTTAGCTCTTGGCCGTGTAAGTTTAGATGCGTCAGAAGAAGAGAGTAAATAAGCATTTAATATTAGATAAGAGTTTAtacaataaaatagtttaactcAGTTAAGATAGACAtggtgacaaaaaaaaaaaagaccgaGATTCGAGCGCGTTAATATGCGTATAAAAAGtacttataaataattttaaatattataaaaaattaatttaattataatcaaatatttattttaacttacctTACAGTTTGATTAAGGTAAATTAAGACGAAACTTCCAACAAAGTTCTgataatagaaattaattatatacCACGAGAATAGTAATCTTTTGCAagtatctttttaaaatttttccactTGAGAATTATTTATAGGAGTTGGTCCAATATTGCCATTTTGTCCTTATTTGCAATAAATTAAAGCTAGAGTTTGAACATCATGAGTtatatgtttcaaaatttaacattttccaTTTCTCACATGTGAACCAGATTACAAATCATATGACCATGACAGGAAGCTCCAAGTGGGAAATAACTCGTTAAAAAGACAACCAATGCTTTGCTTGctatacaatataatttaatatcatatgCATGCATAAAATAAGTTATCACCGCCGCTTGCTTAAATATATTCCTTTTCTTGTAATATGCATTAACCTCACCTTGATGCCTGTCactccaaaaatatataaatttgggGTATAATTAATAAAGATTTACTGACTTAATTTGTGTATATCACACCgttctttgtatttttgtttgtttttccccCTTCTGGTCCATAAATGCATTAACTGCACCATGTGCTGTTTCCAGGACAGCAGGACGGAGATTTCCTTTTGAGTACATAAAATTAAGGTAATTTTAAGACCACTCGGGAAAGAGTTAGGCACAAAGGAACATTAGACCCTGATAGATAATAGCTTGAAAATATagtgaagaaaatgaaaaatgcttaAAACATTATTGAAAAGATGGCAAGATATGAAGCAAAGAGAAAGAAGAGCAGGAAACGACTCACCAATCATGCAGCCGCCAAAAAACAAGGCTTGCACAAGCCCAACCTTATACTTCTGTCCACAAACCAATCCCCACTGAGCCACCGTGGAGCTCCCCGGACCACCCTCCCATTCCCAGGACCCTGGTTCCAACCCACAAACATTGCTCTCCTTCTCATCACACCCTAACCCTCCAACACACCGCCACCCAGGATCCCTGTCTGCAAATATCATGACCATAGTATGGAAAGCTTCCAGGGCCCATGCCAGGCTCGTTAAAACAAAGTGTTTCAGCTGCCAGTACCCAAATTCTCCGCAGTAGTTTTGCAACATGTCGTCTATGCAAACCTTCTGGGGTTCGGATCCAGGCCCGGAATCCCATCCGGGTTCTTTTGATGGGACGAGCAAGGGTGCTCCTAATGAGGAACCATGGCTAATGGGATTTGATCCTGGCGAGTTAGCCATAACTGAGTAGGGTGTGTGTTTGCTGTTTTCTAGTTTCTCCCggtttggtttattttaagTGCCTTTTTTTCTCAACGTTCTTATATATAGGAAACTTGTAATATGATTCAGTGTGAGAGCTGGTGTGTGATGTGGTGGATTTGACACGTCGAGAGTTATCCAATCATTGATTTAGTGGGTATGACACTTGGAAAGGAAACCGCTGGTGATTTGGAGGGTTGAGATTAGAGCTAAAGTTGGTGTGTAATTTGCATATATTTCTTTCcatataaagaaaagaaaacgtTTAATTAGACTTCTCATAAGAGGCGGCAATAGAGACtgaatatcattcaatttttcggcgagttaaatgattaattgaagTCTCACACTATTTGAGAAT from Gossypium raimondii isolate GPD5lz chromosome 1, ASM2569854v1, whole genome shotgun sequence harbors:
- the LOC105780007 gene encoding organic cation/carnitine transporter 4; the encoded protein is MANSPGSNPISHGSSLGAPLLVPSKEPGWDSGPGSEPQKVCIDDMLQNYCGEFGYWQLKHFVLTSLAWALEAFHTMVMIFADRDPGWRCVGGLGCDEKESNVCGLEPGSWEWEGGPGSSTVAQWGLVCGQKYKVGLVQALFFGGCMIGAGVFGHLSDSKLGRKGSLTAVCILNAIFGCLTSLAPDYSTYLLLRFVTGFSTGGVGLCSFVLATEPVGPTKRGVAGMSTFYFFSTGIALLSGIAYIFPSWRALYVASSIPSILFLVLVVPFISESPRWYLVRGKMNEAMKIMRTIANANGHHLPDGVSLALDDEANDASNGNQIWKAATVEKEAISGSIVDVIRSPITRIRLFLAVGINFTCSVVYYGLSLNVVNLETNLYLTVLLNAVAEMPAFTITAVLLDKFGRKPLAIGTQWFSAIFCFMGSLTGNVGISKVIRMCCGLLGIFGMAGTYNLLFIYTAELFPTVVRNAALGCATQAAQMGAILAPFVVILGGGFPFLVFGVCGLIGGMLASYLPETLNKPLYDTMTGLEEGELA